One Qipengyuania gaetbuli genomic region harbors:
- a CDS encoding DUF721 domain-containing protein: MSAAVMESDKPEPPASSSEAVGKKAPKKAARPYERPRGGQAKAISDLMPQIGRPAFRRFGFVQSSIVSRWPEIVGDTHSLVCTPEMIRFPPGEKSDGILELVVKPAHAPLIQQVLPEIIERVNRFFGYRAVARIKLRQGAVKPPEGRQKAKAPPSLKPIPMELGDSLRDIGDPELRAVLESLARGLGSQDENGTD; encoded by the coding sequence ATGAGCGCCGCCGTCATGGAAAGCGACAAGCCCGAACCCCCTGCCTCGAGCAGCGAAGCGGTAGGCAAAAAGGCGCCTAAAAAGGCCGCGCGCCCTTATGAACGGCCGCGCGGAGGACAGGCGAAGGCGATTTCCGACCTGATGCCGCAGATCGGCCGCCCCGCCTTCCGCCGTTTCGGTTTCGTCCAGTCCTCCATCGTCAGCCGCTGGCCCGAGATTGTCGGCGATACGCATTCGCTGGTCTGCACGCCGGAAATGATCCGCTTTCCTCCCGGCGAAAAGTCGGATGGGATCCTCGAACTAGTGGTGAAACCCGCCCATGCGCCGCTGATCCAGCAGGTACTGCCGGAAATAATCGAGCGGGTGAACCGGTTCTTCGGCTATCGCGCAGTTGCCCGCATCAAGCTGCGGCAAGGTGCGGTTAAGCCTCCCGAGGGCAGGCAGAAGGCCAAGGCCCCGCCTTCGCTGAAGCCGATTCCTATGGAACTGGGTGACAGCCTGCGCGATATTGGCGACCCGGAACTGCGCGCGGTGCTCGAATCGCTGGCGCGCGGCCTCGGATCGCAGGATGAGAACGGAACCGATTGA
- a CDS encoding DUF4402 domain-containing protein: protein MAEGDSASVSGLAHASIVEPLTVRQIDPLQFGTLAVRQGQSGAIKVDPATGAVSYSGALGNACPSSAVCAASAALFLVSGEEGRTYRIEAPASVTAFHTDKGTGLPVADIAVAVENSAGEAMRGVLDEAGQDRFRVGGTLQVAAGSPVGTYRADLQMVVFYD, encoded by the coding sequence ATGGCGGAGGGCGACAGTGCCAGCGTGAGCGGCCTGGCGCATGCCTCGATTGTAGAGCCACTGACCGTACGCCAGATCGATCCGCTGCAATTCGGCACGCTGGCCGTCCGGCAGGGGCAATCGGGCGCCATCAAGGTCGATCCCGCGACGGGGGCTGTCTCCTACAGCGGGGCCCTGGGCAATGCCTGCCCCTCGTCTGCGGTTTGCGCAGCGTCGGCCGCGCTGTTTCTCGTCAGCGGGGAGGAAGGGCGCACCTACCGTATCGAGGCGCCTGCCAGCGTCACTGCGTTCCACACCGACAAGGGAACAGGACTGCCGGTTGCCGATATCGCGGTCGCGGTCGAGAATTCCGCCGGCGAGGCCATGCGCGGCGTGCTGGACGAGGCAGGGCAGGACCGCTTTCGCGTAGGCGGAACCTTGCAGGTTGCAGCCGGAAGTCCGGTCGGAACCTATCGCGCCGACCTCCAGATGGTGGTTTTTTATGATTGA
- a CDS encoding serine hydrolase domain-containing protein has translation MAYRDFDTSPLSRRSLLRGGAWMTAGAAMSGLPLGSAAMAQGAAARWPSVSSMVNKYVAEGKVANMAAALGWGDKDPLLIAKGTLVLGGATPVDMDSLYRIYSMTKPVTGMATMMLIDEGKLGLDQPLAEVLPAFSNMKVQKTYDGSVTDLVPAERPITIRQLLTHTAGLGYSIIQKGPIRDLYVKYGVVPGQVTRLPIPGLGREEAIRGLDKFANNLAQLPLVLQPGTKWSYSVSLDLLGRVIEVASGMSFDEYLRTQIFEPSGMNSTFFRVPKSEVGRFTTNYGIMGGMPLPLDPAPASIYLDDPAFPFGGAGLVSSPRDYDRFLKMLLGYGTIDGKRVMSEAAVRMGTSNLLPETASTKGTWVEGQGFGAGGRVSNGAYGWGGAAGTVAFVSHEANLRASLYTQYMPSEAYPIHAGFPEAVMKDLAAMTGA, from the coding sequence ATGGCCTACCGCGATTTCGATACGTCCCCGCTTTCCCGCCGTTCGCTGCTGAGGGGCGGCGCTTGGATGACCGCCGGTGCGGCCATGTCCGGCCTGCCGCTGGGCAGCGCGGCAATGGCGCAGGGCGCGGCGGCGCGGTGGCCGTCGGTCTCCTCGATGGTCAACAAGTACGTGGCGGAAGGCAAGGTCGCCAACATGGCCGCCGCGCTCGGCTGGGGCGACAAGGACCCGCTGCTGATCGCCAAGGGCACGCTGGTGCTGGGCGGGGCGACGCCGGTCGACATGGACAGCCTCTATCGCATCTATTCAATGACCAAGCCGGTCACCGGCATGGCCACGATGATGCTGATCGACGAGGGCAAGCTGGGTCTCGACCAGCCGCTGGCCGAAGTGCTGCCGGCCTTCTCCAACATGAAGGTGCAGAAGACCTATGACGGGTCGGTCACCGACCTCGTTCCTGCCGAACGGCCGATCACGATCCGCCAGCTGCTGACCCACACGGCAGGCCTCGGCTATTCGATCATCCAGAAGGGCCCGATCCGCGATCTTTACGTGAAATACGGCGTCGTGCCCGGACAGGTAACGCGCCTGCCGATCCCCGGCCTTGGCCGCGAAGAGGCGATCCGCGGCCTCGACAAGTTTGCCAACAATCTCGCGCAGCTGCCGCTGGTCCTCCAGCCGGGCACCAAGTGGAGTTATTCGGTCAGCCTCGACCTGCTCGGCCGCGTGATCGAGGTCGCCAGCGGGATGTCGTTCGACGAGTACCTGCGCACGCAGATCTTCGAGCCGAGCGGGATGAACAGCACATTCTTCCGCGTACCGAAGAGCGAAGTGGGCCGCTTCACCACCAATTACGGCATCATGGGCGGCATGCCGCTGCCACTCGATCCGGCGCCGGCCTCGATCTATCTCGACGATCCGGCCTTCCCCTTCGGCGGGGCCGGTCTCGTTTCCAGCCCGCGCGATTACGACCGCTTCCTCAAGATGCTGCTCGGCTACGGCACCATCGACGGCAAGCGCGTGATGAGCGAGGCGGCGGTCAGGATGGGCACGTCGAACCTGCTTCCCGAAACCGCTTCGACCAAGGGGACCTGGGTCGAAGGGCAGGGCTTCGGCGCCGGTGGCCGCGTGTCGAACGGCGCATATGGCTGGGGCGGTGCGGCCGGAACGGTCGCTTTCGTCAGCCATGAGGCGAACCTGCGCGCCAGCCTCTATACGCAATACATGCCGTCCGAGGCCTATCCGATCCATGCCGGTTTCCCCGAGGCGGTGATGAAGGACCTTGCCGCGATGACGGGGGCCTAA
- a CDS encoding carboxypeptidase-like regulatory domain-containing protein: MSRRKIVGGAGTAILITAAVGYGLAPGDKTQRTKIPAPKRFDPQESGPSVSLRRPLPTPSFGTDDPASSKAGSPARKIRPKARLSGSGSDVPVLAQASLEEAAKKRPPAYTPLLPKAGAGQLPAEVSQEPAPGTQPVVSDDTAPPALAEAVAEDLPVPAFGTGPDQVDQQAEPAPVLAAAPEPADTDNAASGEVLAATAPASLEDEPLAAPLAPVPLDDQPVPTTSDGLTGEFVESFGTELPEEPSVTFRPETDAALPAADPEVAAPQQAPVPEQHSDGQVGAQELAERDEGAASYPSEELLAVEAPPAAPAPLAPPPPQAEPGTASPEAGELIAVAPAPAEELAPVAAKATPLAPPPQTAATAEQVPEYERLSFAPPTDRVAPPAAGTTSASQPAGPVAPASFVASPSPPVRSPVEAAEAPASYASLTSGLIKRGNAASASTPAQPAGVELTSAPGLRGAIAGDGPLISYQDELILEVRVNGASETDTIIAYGTRGGLYLPLGPIVRILDLAISVTDEGRYAQGWILDESRALTIDLRSGTIEAGGKTIKTDGVLAAPFDGELYLRADQYEALFPLTVKADLRTQSVLITTLEKFPFEERLDRMVRRAKLEAANGGSSRDDFERVVAPYRPLSIPTADVELRAVSDSTFGTRAEGDFYVAGDLGYLSAEGYFSGDTKNGPTASLFKVGRVDPDSRLLGPLEATAFSAGDINSASMAIGLRSVAGRGAMITNAPSQVGSVFDRVDLRGILPDGYEVELYRNDILVGSTRDAVNGQYEFLQIPVDFGLNVFRFVFFGPQGQRSEVVERISVGDGRLPEGKLVYSFDAAQRHRNLLGVRPPNYVEPVGFGDWRSSAQLSYGVTSGLTALAGAAWFEDEGEDRWLATTGLRTGLAGLAVKVDAGVADGGSYAFGGGVGGRFGRSSVTLSHMEYSGEFPDETLGLGNQFLRRATELDFNTAFNLGGEGSGITVPISARIRNYEGIDGRNTFSAGARASARTGGLLFSNTLDYSRTSGGGIAVFDQLFGNFDLATLSRSDTRGRLSLGYSVLPEVDLLNASLELDHRLDERTSIRGSAGYFFKPGQPAFGLSAAREFDTFTLAFDASYSFVDKSHFVGLRLGYSLGRDPLRGRVFMARPGLAASGGASLRAFRDLDGDGVYGPPDEPVEGVDFISFNRTGTTDDQGVAQLSGLGVGRAVTVQMDPTTLPDIDLAPKRKGIEIVPRPGTIQAIDFPIVALSEVEGTARFADAQGRGVSGVRLRLLNPKGEVISFAKTEVDGYFFFERVQPGRYTLAIDPDQISRLGLCELDGEAIVIDPQSSIVTRDLTIRQCD; encoded by the coding sequence GTGAGCAGGCGGAAAATCGTCGGCGGTGCTGGCACCGCGATATTGATTACCGCTGCCGTCGGGTATGGCCTTGCTCCCGGCGACAAGACGCAGCGGACCAAGATACCCGCGCCCAAACGGTTCGATCCGCAGGAGTCAGGCCCCTCGGTCAGTTTGCGCCGTCCACTGCCCACGCCCAGCTTCGGCACGGACGATCCGGCTTCGTCGAAAGCGGGGTCGCCTGCCCGCAAGATACGCCCGAAAGCGCGGCTGTCCGGCTCGGGCAGCGATGTTCCGGTACTCGCCCAGGCATCGCTCGAAGAAGCAGCGAAGAAGCGCCCGCCCGCCTATACGCCACTGCTGCCGAAGGCCGGCGCAGGCCAGCTGCCTGCGGAAGTGTCGCAAGAGCCTGCTCCCGGCACCCAACCTGTCGTTTCGGACGATACGGCTCCTCCCGCCCTGGCCGAAGCGGTGGCGGAGGATCTGCCTGTTCCCGCGTTCGGGACAGGGCCGGACCAAGTGGACCAGCAGGCGGAGCCGGCACCTGTGCTTGCCGCCGCGCCGGAGCCAGCCGACACCGACAACGCTGCCAGCGGCGAGGTGTTGGCCGCTACGGCGCCAGCGAGCCTGGAAGACGAGCCCCTCGCCGCTCCGCTCGCCCCTGTTCCGTTGGACGACCAACCGGTACCGACAACGTCCGATGGGCTGACGGGAGAATTCGTCGAATCATTCGGGACCGAACTGCCGGAAGAGCCATCCGTCACCTTCAGGCCCGAGACCGATGCAGCTCTACCAGCGGCTGACCCCGAGGTCGCGGCCCCCCAGCAAGCGCCGGTTCCCGAGCAGCACTCGGACGGGCAGGTCGGGGCGCAGGAACTTGCCGAACGCGACGAAGGGGCGGCCTCCTACCCGAGCGAGGAACTGCTTGCCGTTGAGGCCCCACCAGCCGCTCCGGCACCTCTCGCACCGCCGCCGCCGCAAGCCGAGCCAGGGACCGCCTCGCCTGAAGCGGGCGAACTGATTGCGGTGGCTCCTGCACCGGCGGAGGAACTGGCACCGGTAGCAGCAAAAGCCACTCCTCTCGCACCTCCGCCGCAGACCGCCGCCACGGCTGAACAGGTCCCCGAATACGAGCGGCTGTCCTTCGCGCCGCCCACCGACCGCGTGGCACCACCCGCAGCCGGGACGACGTCGGCTTCACAGCCGGCCGGACCGGTCGCTCCGGCCAGCTTTGTCGCTTCGCCTTCGCCGCCCGTGCGGAGCCCTGTCGAGGCGGCAGAAGCGCCTGCTTCCTATGCATCGCTGACGTCGGGCCTGATCAAGCGCGGGAATGCCGCGTCCGCGTCCACGCCTGCGCAGCCAGCGGGGGTCGAGCTGACTTCCGCTCCGGGACTGCGCGGCGCGATCGCGGGCGACGGACCGCTCATCTCATACCAGGACGAGCTAATCCTGGAGGTGCGGGTCAACGGCGCGTCCGAAACCGATACGATCATCGCCTATGGCACGCGCGGCGGCCTGTACCTGCCGCTCGGGCCGATCGTGCGTATCCTCGATCTTGCAATCTCGGTGACCGACGAGGGGCGCTACGCGCAGGGCTGGATCCTCGATGAGAGCCGTGCGCTGACGATCGACCTGCGCTCGGGCACGATCGAGGCAGGCGGCAAGACCATCAAGACCGACGGCGTGCTGGCCGCGCCTTTTGACGGCGAACTCTACCTGCGTGCCGACCAGTACGAGGCGCTGTTCCCGCTGACGGTCAAGGCGGACCTGAGGACGCAATCGGTCCTGATCACCACGCTGGAGAAATTCCCGTTCGAGGAACGGCTGGACCGGATGGTCCGCCGCGCGAAGCTGGAAGCTGCAAACGGCGGCTCGTCCAGGGACGATTTCGAGCGGGTCGTGGCGCCCTATCGCCCGCTCTCGATCCCGACCGCGGACGTGGAACTGCGCGCCGTCTCGGACAGCACGTTCGGCACCCGCGCCGAAGGTGATTTCTACGTCGCGGGCGATCTCGGGTACCTGTCGGCGGAAGGCTATTTCAGTGGGGACACGAAGAACGGCCCCACCGCATCGCTGTTCAAGGTCGGGCGGGTCGATCCCGACTCCCGACTGCTCGGGCCGCTGGAAGCAACGGCCTTCTCGGCTGGCGATATCAACTCCGCTTCCATGGCTATCGGACTGCGCAGCGTGGCCGGGCGCGGGGCCATGATCACCAATGCGCCGTCGCAGGTCGGATCGGTGTTCGACCGGGTGGACCTGCGCGGCATCCTGCCCGACGGCTACGAGGTCGAGCTGTACCGCAACGACATCCTCGTCGGCTCGACCCGCGATGCGGTCAACGGCCAGTACGAATTCCTGCAGATCCCGGTCGATTTCGGCCTCAACGTTTTCCGCTTCGTGTTCTTCGGTCCGCAGGGCCAGCGCAGCGAGGTGGTGGAGCGGATCAGCGTGGGCGACGGACGCCTGCCCGAAGGCAAGCTGGTCTACAGTTTCGATGCGGCGCAGCGGCACCGGAACCTGCTGGGTGTCAGGCCGCCGAACTATGTCGAGCCGGTCGGTTTCGGCGACTGGCGCAGCAGCGCACAGCTCTCCTACGGGGTCACCTCCGGCCTTACTGCGCTGGCAGGAGCCGCGTGGTTCGAGGACGAGGGCGAGGACCGCTGGCTGGCGACCACAGGGCTGCGCACGGGGCTTGCGGGGCTGGCGGTGAAGGTCGATGCGGGCGTGGCCGATGGCGGGTCCTACGCGTTCGGAGGCGGCGTGGGCGGCCGGTTCGGCCGGTCGAGCGTAACCCTCAGCCACATGGAATATAGCGGCGAATTCCCGGACGAGACGCTGGGGCTGGGCAACCAGTTCCTGCGCCGCGCGACCGAACTCGATTTCAACACCGCGTTCAACCTTGGCGGCGAAGGGTCCGGCATCACAGTCCCGATCAGCGCGCGCATCCGCAATTACGAAGGCATCGACGGGCGCAATACCTTCTCTGCCGGGGCGCGGGCATCGGCGCGCACCGGGGGGCTGTTGTTCTCCAACACGCTCGATTACTCACGCACCAGCGGCGGCGGGATCGCGGTGTTCGACCAGCTGTTCGGCAATTTCGACCTTGCCACGCTCAGCCGTTCGGACACGCGCGGGCGATTGTCGCTGGGCTATTCGGTCCTGCCCGAGGTGGACCTGCTCAACGCCTCGCTCGAACTCGACCACCGGCTGGACGAGCGCACGTCGATCCGCGGCTCGGCGGGCTATTTCTTCAAGCCCGGGCAACCTGCCTTCGGCCTGTCGGCCGCGCGCGAGTTCGACACTTTCACGCTGGCGTTCGATGCCAGTTACTCGTTCGTCGACAAGAGCCATTTCGTCGGCCTACGGCTCGGCTACAGCCTCGGGCGCGATCCCTTGCGCGGGCGCGTGTTCATGGCGCGGCCCGGCCTTGCAGCGTCGGGCGGGGCGAGCCTGCGCGCCTTCCGCGATCTCGACGGCGACGGAGTATACGGCCCGCCGGACGAGCCGGTGGAAGGCGTCGACTTCATCTCCTTCAACCGCACCGGCACCACGGATGACCAGGGCGTGGCGCAGCTTTCGGGCCTCGGCGTCGGGAGGGCGGTGACCGTCCAGATGGACCCGACCACGCTGCCCGATATCGACCTTGCCCCGAAGCGCAAGGGCATCGAGATCGTGCCGCGCCCAGGCACGATCCAGGCCATCGATTTCCCGATCGTCGCTCTTTCGGAAGTGGAAGGCACAGCGCGCTTCGCCGATGCCCAGGGCCGCGGCGTGTCCGGCGTGCGCCTGCGCCTGCTGAACCCCAAGGGCGAGGTCATTTCCTTCGCCAAGACCGAGGTCGACGGCTACTTCTTCTTCGAACGCGTGCAACCCGGCCGCTACACGCTGGCCATCGATCCCGACCAGATATCGCGCCTCGGCCTGTGCGAACTGGACGGCGAGGCCATCGTGATCGACCCGCAAAGCTCGATCGTCACCCGCGACCTGACCATCAGGCAGTGCGATTGA
- a CDS encoding DUF4402 domain-containing protein: MPGAPVKLPGRIAAACALALGAWSVPAAGDKPQLSVINGPGLRFGTFAVPTSGYREISPSGGVTSGGIFALDQSGVGPAQFVVQYDRGNNGRRRMDLVIELVFAAPATFAQGGLTARLSRYQIDLQGYGMVQPGQVIRVEIPNCVQRVCSRSFNLGGRIDVDRAFGGGLVEIPIFVDAVLVSVN; encoded by the coding sequence GTGCCGGGTGCGCCCGTGAAGCTGCCGGGCCGCATAGCTGCCGCCTGCGCGCTGGCACTGGGCGCGTGGTCGGTACCGGCCGCAGGCGACAAGCCGCAGCTGTCGGTCATCAACGGGCCCGGCCTGCGCTTCGGCACCTTCGCGGTCCCCACTTCGGGCTATCGCGAAATCTCCCCGTCCGGCGGCGTGACGAGCGGCGGCATTTTCGCCCTCGACCAGAGCGGGGTGGGGCCGGCGCAGTTCGTGGTGCAATACGATCGCGGCAACAACGGCCGGCGGCGCATGGACCTCGTGATCGAGCTGGTGTTCGCAGCGCCTGCCACTTTCGCGCAGGGCGGACTGACCGCGCGACTGTCGCGCTACCAGATCGATCTGCAGGGTTACGGCATGGTCCAGCCCGGCCAGGTGATCCGCGTAGAGATACCTAATTGCGTGCAGCGCGTCTGCTCGCGTAGCTTCAACCTCGGAGGACGCATCGATGTCGACAGGGCATTCGGCGGCGGCCTCGTCGAGATTCCGATTTTCGTCGATGCCGTCCTTGTCTCGGTCAATTAA
- the nudC gene encoding NAD(+) diphosphatase, with the protein MLSFTGSRLARADHVRADPERLAGYMNWKARLLALDGLMPSVGDDGRLMWGTLADAAEDAELVFLGLDEGKACFAAVPPRGDASPRMANPALWSLMATLQPDDLALYGGARSIVDWHARHRFCAQCGGDTKIAKGGWQRDCTACGASHFPRTDPVTIMLVEHEGRLMLGRGLGWPEGRFSALAGFVEPGESIEEGVAREVLEESGVRVRDVSYIASQPWPFPSQLMIGCHAHADDDALTIDETEMAEIIWFTREEVSAALKGEGPFVAPPPHAIAHHLMQWWISR; encoded by the coding sequence ATGCTGTCCTTCACCGGCTCGCGTCTCGCTCGCGCCGACCATGTGCGCGCCGATCCCGAGCGGCTGGCCGGTTACATGAACTGGAAGGCGCGGCTGCTGGCGCTCGACGGGCTGATGCCCTCGGTCGGCGACGATGGCCGCCTCATGTGGGGCACGCTGGCAGATGCGGCGGAAGATGCCGAACTGGTGTTCCTCGGCCTCGATGAGGGCAAGGCGTGCTTTGCTGCGGTTCCCCCGCGCGGCGATGCCTCCCCCCGCATGGCCAACCCGGCGCTGTGGTCGCTCATGGCGACGCTCCAGCCCGACGATCTGGCGCTCTATGGCGGGGCGCGCAGCATCGTCGACTGGCACGCGCGCCACCGCTTCTGCGCCCAGTGCGGCGGCGACACGAAGATTGCCAAGGGCGGCTGGCAGCGTGACTGCACCGCCTGCGGGGCAAGCCACTTCCCGCGCACCGATCCGGTCACGATCATGCTGGTCGAGCACGAGGGGCGGCTGATGCTGGGCCGCGGCCTCGGCTGGCCGGAGGGACGCTTTTCCGCGCTCGCAGGCTTCGTCGAACCGGGCGAAAGCATCGAGGAAGGCGTCGCGCGCGAGGTGCTGGAAGAAAGCGGCGTGCGTGTGCGCGACGTCAGCTACATCGCCAGCCAGCCATGGCCGTTCCCGAGCCAGCTGATGATCGGCTGCCATGCCCATGCCGACGACGATGCGCTGACCATCGACGAGACCGAGATGGCCGAGATCATCTGGTTCACGCGCGAAGAGGTGTCGGCAGCGCTCAAGGGCGAGGGCCCCTTCGTCGCGCCGCCGCCCCATGCTATTGCGCATCATCTCATGCAGTGGTGGATTTCGCGATGA
- a CDS encoding DUF4402 domain-containing protein — MKKIVLAAAMTSAVFAVPAAAAPGDTASANGTANARIVAPIAITHDSGSALDFGTMTAGTGGTVVVTPAGAGSKTGDVILIAGSTNAADSFTVTGEANRGFAIVVTGGSVTSGTNSMTFTTSLASNSGNLGAGGSTQFSVGGTLTVGSGQAAGSYTGSYGATVTYN, encoded by the coding sequence ATGAAAAAGATCGTTCTTGCGGCAGCCATGACCAGCGCCGTTTTCGCAGTGCCGGCAGCCGCCGCACCGGGCGACACTGCCAGCGCCAACGGTACCGCGAATGCGCGGATCGTTGCTCCCATCGCCATCACCCACGACAGCGGTAGTGCGCTCGACTTCGGCACGATGACTGCCGGTACGGGCGGTACGGTAGTTGTCACGCCCGCAGGCGCAGGTTCGAAGACCGGCGACGTTATCCTGATTGCGGGCAGCACCAACGCGGCCGACTCCTTCACCGTCACCGGTGAAGCCAACCGCGGCTTTGCGATCGTGGTCACGGGCGGCTCGGTTACCTCGGGCACCAACTCGATGACCTTCACGACTTCGCTGGCCAGCAACTCTGGCAACCTCGGCGCTGGCGGTTCGACCCAGTTTTCCGTCGGTGGCACGCTCACCGTGGGCAGCGGCCAGGCAGCTGGCAGCTACACCGGTTCGTACGGCGCAACGGTGACCTACAACTGA
- the mutY gene encoding A/G-specific adenine glycosylase, with translation MAASISDTLLDWYDAHARDLPWRARPGAPPPDPYRVWLSEVMLQQTTVAAVKPYFEAFTGRWPDVQALAAAPEEDVMAAWAGLGYYSRARNLVKAAKAVAELGAFPADEEALRKLPGLGAYTAAAVAAIAFGQRAVVVDANVERVVSRLFAIADPLPGSRKQIRERTDEITPDERAGDFAQAMMDLGSGLCTVRDPKCLLCPLSHACAARAEGEPSRYPVKAPKKAKPLRQGQAYWIEREGQVWLVRREGTGMLGGMRALPDDGWSARGDGAGNAAGEALGLVRHGFTHFDLELSLVRIGETVGEGEWWPLDRLEDAGLPTLFAKAARLALA, from the coding sequence GTGGCCGCCAGCATCTCCGATACGCTTCTCGACTGGTACGACGCGCATGCCCGCGACCTGCCGTGGCGCGCGCGGCCCGGTGCGCCGCCGCCCGATCCCTATCGCGTCTGGCTGTCCGAGGTGATGCTGCAGCAGACCACGGTTGCTGCGGTGAAACCCTATTTCGAGGCATTCACCGGCCGATGGCCGGATGTGCAGGCGCTCGCCGCCGCGCCGGAAGAGGACGTCATGGCGGCATGGGCGGGGCTGGGATACTACTCGCGGGCGCGCAACCTCGTGAAAGCGGCAAAGGCCGTGGCCGAACTGGGTGCTTTCCCTGCGGACGAGGAGGCCTTGCGCAAGCTGCCGGGCCTTGGTGCTTATACTGCTGCCGCGGTCGCCGCGATTGCGTTCGGCCAGCGCGCCGTGGTGGTCGATGCCAATGTCGAGCGTGTCGTATCGCGCCTCTTTGCCATCGCCGATCCTCTGCCGGGCTCGCGCAAGCAGATCCGTGAGCGAACCGACGAAATCACGCCTGACGAACGCGCGGGCGATTTCGCGCAGGCGATGATGGACCTCGGCTCCGGCCTGTGCACCGTGCGCGACCCCAAGTGCCTGCTGTGCCCCTTGTCACATGCCTGCGCCGCGCGGGCAGAGGGCGAGCCTTCGCGCTATCCGGTCAAGGCGCCGAAAAAGGCCAAGCCGCTGCGCCAGGGCCAGGCATACTGGATAGAGCGGGAAGGACAGGTCTGGCTGGTCCGGCGCGAAGGCACCGGAATGCTGGGCGGAATGCGCGCGCTGCCGGACGACGGCTGGTCCGCTCGCGGCGACGGTGCGGGGAATGCCGCTGGCGAGGCGCTAGGCCTCGTGCGGCACGGCTTCACGCATTTCGATCTCGAGCTCTCCCTCGTCAGGATCGGGGAGACGGTCGGCGAGGGTGAATGGTGGCCGCTCGACAGGCTCGAGGATGCGGGCCTGCCGACGCTCTTTGCCAAGGCGGCGCGGCTGGCGCTGGCCTAG
- a CDS encoding DsbA family oxidoreductase yields MTQPRKMTIDIWSDVMCPWCLVGWGNLSQALEALEGEIEAEVRWHAFELNPDMAEEGEERTAHIARKYGRTIEQSKAVQGQMRAAAEAARVSLDYEGEEPAPEAMMWNTFAAHRLLTWAGETLGPEKQTQLKLALFKAHFNERRRIGEREVLLDVAESVGIDREAAAAALDNEEVARKTRAEERAAWDMNISGVPAMILEGRFMVPGAQPPEAYANALRRVAEKTAAA; encoded by the coding sequence ATGACCCAGCCCCGGAAGATGACTATCGACATCTGGTCCGACGTGATGTGCCCCTGGTGCCTCGTCGGCTGGGGAAATCTTTCGCAGGCGCTGGAGGCCCTGGAAGGCGAGATCGAGGCGGAGGTGCGCTGGCACGCTTTCGAGCTCAACCCCGACATGGCCGAGGAGGGGGAGGAGCGCACGGCGCATATCGCCCGCAAGTACGGCCGCACCATCGAACAGTCGAAGGCCGTACAGGGTCAGATGCGCGCAGCTGCCGAGGCGGCACGCGTATCGCTCGATTACGAGGGCGAGGAACCCGCGCCCGAGGCGATGATGTGGAACACCTTCGCCGCGCACCGGCTGCTGACCTGGGCAGGCGAGACGCTTGGCCCCGAGAAGCAGACGCAGCTCAAACTTGCGTTGTTCAAGGCGCACTTCAACGAGCGCCGCCGCATCGGGGAGCGCGAGGTCCTGCTCGACGTTGCCGAAAGCGTGGGTATCGACCGCGAGGCTGCCGCAGCCGCGCTCGATAACGAGGAAGTCGCTCGCAAGACCCGCGCCGAAGAACGCGCGGCATGGGACATGAACATTTCCGGCGTTCCCGCGATGATCCTCGAAGGCCGGTTCATGGTGCCCGGGGCCCAGCCGCCCGAAGCCTATGCGAATGCGCTGCGCCGGGTGGCTGAGAAGACCGCGGCTGCCTGA
- a CDS encoding DUF4402 domain-containing protein has protein sequence MGQPFSKALFAGILALVTGTFATPLAAQASNSSTVSGSSNARVVEPISITPISDLRFGSLARPATAGIVEVAPDGTVTGNLDLTAFPTGRGPARFTVLGERNRRFIVFTPNRIDISNGTATMRVDRFRDNRTAGFARLDASGSFDLYIGGRLNVNANQQVGTYSGTFDVTVLYL, from the coding sequence ATGGGCCAGCCATTCTCAAAAGCACTGTTTGCGGGAATTCTGGCCCTGGTGACGGGTACCTTCGCCACGCCATTGGCGGCGCAGGCGAGCAACAGCTCTACCGTCTCGGGATCATCGAATGCCCGGGTGGTGGAGCCGATTTCCATCACGCCCATCTCGGATCTGCGTTTCGGGTCGCTTGCGCGTCCCGCCACGGCCGGCATCGTCGAGGTTGCGCCTGATGGCACGGTCACGGGAAACCTGGACCTTACCGCCTTCCCGACAGGCAGGGGACCGGCCCGCTTCACCGTCCTGGGTGAACGCAACCGCCGCTTTATCGTTTTCACGCCGAACAGGATCGATATTTCGAACGGCACGGCGACGATGAGGGTCGACCGTTTCCGTGACAACCGCACGGCCGGTTTCGCACGGCTCGACGCGTCTGGCAGTTTCGACCTTTACATCGGCGGCCGGCTCAACGTGAATGCCAACCAGCAGGTCGGAACATATTCGGGGACTTTCGACGTAACCGTTCTTTATCTGTAA